The DNA sequence CATAGTATGCCCCGACCGACCCAGCGCAGCGTGTATGTGTAGTACCGGTTTTCCGTTCTCATCGGGGGCAAGTATGCCCACCCCTAACACCTCGTGTGCTTCGTCAACAGGCAGGAACATGGGCTGCGGGGGCATCTCACGTGAGCACCGCGGACCAACAACGATTTCGCCGCCTCCGATACCGCCGACCAGAACGGCTTGCCCTACCGATACCCCGTTCTTTTCAGCAAAACGCTCGATGCACTCGGGTACCACATCCCCGTCCTCCAGCCTAATCACAAAGACCCTGCCCAGCTTTCCCTGAACGGACT is a window from the Dehalococcoidales bacterium genome containing:
- a CDS encoding DNA-binding protein; protein product: MKSVQGKLGRVFVIRLEDGDVVPECIERFAEKNGVSVGQAVLVGGIGGGEIVVGPRCSREMPPQPMFLPVDEAHEVLGVGILAPDENGKPVLHIHAALGRSGHTMSGCLRPGVETWLVGEVILYEILGAKATRVRDTKTGFSLLEPG